A DNA window from Arachis hypogaea cultivar Tifrunner chromosome 18, arahy.Tifrunner.gnm2.J5K5, whole genome shotgun sequence contains the following coding sequences:
- the LOC112772161 gene encoding F-box/kelch-repeat protein At3g23880-like, with amino-acid sequence MKHLLFFGQRRKYLEYEETLPEDVIREILARLPVRLLLQLRIVCRSWNSLICSPEFVKHHLQCSTLTPPPPLLCWKEAGRRGDIMHCSSQSLILYRQHQPTTFESHPADGIVIEGSCNGLLCLSQGFPFETLTLFNPGTRSVSPSVPFECSHECGDNVFCGFGYDTLHDQYKFVMGCSDSSLITDSKVRSGAIVFTFGANPFWKTVDHPVFPYDFVCTRNGIFVSGTLNWIAYHPTIDCYELEWFVLTFDLETELFGRLCLPMISMHSNFTYMPRLQVHNNRLSVCYRTRHEPIICTLWIMKEHGVEESWIKLFEIPSETISPCFKVAPLYISEDHNILALEEFDSKFLVYNLRENQLVSQVPHWYRWITIFLCHESLVSPSHYSPSGSIPEFATHHRQLMHCSSYLQNHPSHPGILQRIIAVLKLIINVESFWRKG; translated from the coding sequence ATGAAACACCTTTTATTTTTTGGACAGAGAAGAAAATACCTTGAATACGAAGAAACTCTTCCAGAAGATGTGATTAGAGAAATATTGGCGAGGCTTCCAGTGAGGCTTCTCCTGCAACTGAGGATTGTATGCCGTTCATGGAACTCCCTAATCTGCAGCCCTGAATTCGTCAAGCACCACCTTCAATGCTCAACCCTAACTCCGCCGCCGCCATTACTATGTTGGAAGGAAGCGGGACGGAGGGGCGACATCATGCATTGCTCTTCACAATCTCTTATTCTTTATCGCCAGCATCAGCCAACTACTTTCGAGTCACATCCGGCTGACGGAATAGTCATCGAGGGATCTTGCAACGGATTGCTCTGCTTGTCTCAAGGCTTTCCCTTTGAAACTCTTACTCTTTTCAATCCCGGTACCCGTTCGGTATCCCCATCCGTTCCGTTCGAGTGCTCCCACGAGTGTGGAGACAATGTTTTCTGTGGCTTTGGCTATGATACTCTACATGACCAGTACAAGTTTGTTATGGGTTGTTCTGACTCGTCTCTTATAACTGATTCCAAGGTGAGATCTGGGGCTATAGTTTTCACTTTTGGTGCAAATCCTTTTTGGAAAACTGTTGATCATCCGGTGTTTCCGTATGATTTTGTTTGCACAAGGAATGGAATATTTGTGAGCGGCACTCTGAATTGGATTGCGTATCATCCTACTATAGATTGTTATGAATTGGAGTGGTTCGTTCTTACCTTCGACTTGGAAACGGAGTTGTTTGGTCGATTGTGTCTGCCCATGATTAGTATGCACTCTAACTTCACCTACATGCCTCGCTTGCAAGTCCACAATAACCGTCTTTCTGTTTGTTATCGCACTCGGCATGAGCCAATTATTTGCACTCTCTGGATAATGAAAGAGCATGGAGTTGAAGAGTCTTGGATTAAATTGTTCGAAATCCCATCTGAAACGATCTCGCCATGTTTTAAGGTAGCACCCCTGTATATCTCAGAAGATCATAATATTTTGGCACTAGAAGAATTTGATTCCAAATTTCTTGTGTATAATTTACGTGAAAACCAACTAGTTTCTCAGGTGCCTCACTGGTACCGTTGGATAACTATATTCCTTTGCCATGAGAGCTTGGTCTCACCATCACATTATTCACCTTCAGGCTCCATCCCTGAATTCGCTACGCATCACCGTCAACTCATGCATTGCTCTTCATATCTCCAGAATCATCCAAGTCATCCGGGGATCTTGCAACGGATTATTGCGGTCTTaaaactaataattaatgtggAGTCCTTTTGGCGAAAGGGATAG